One window of the Populus nigra chromosome 4, ddPopNigr1.1, whole genome shotgun sequence genome contains the following:
- the LOC133692962 gene encoding uncharacterized protein LOC133692962, which translates to MWHKLARLRRNVQNIRKSPRVADESMFGGMNGAEFPILVRDMNREQRWNSLSALFRIVLAPFSILSCSSQPHVNGADGLWVTGEFAQLSEMNHLMVNDSMRYAILM; encoded by the coding sequence ATGTGGCACAAGCTGGCCAGGTTGAGGAGGAACGTGCAAAATATTAGGAAAAGCCCACGAGTAGCCGATGAGAGCATGTTTGGAGGCATGAATGGAGCCGAGTTTCCAATCCTTGTGCGTGATATGAACAGAGAACAAAGGTGGAATAGTCTTTCTGCTCTATTCAGAATTGTTCTTGCACCATTTTCTATTCTTTCTTGCTCCTCACAACCTCATGTCAATGGTGCTGATGGTCTTTGGGTGACTGGTGAGTTTGCTCAACTATCAGAGATGAATCATCTCATGGTAAATGACAGCATGCGCTATGCAATCTTGATGTAG